The Polynucleobacter necessarius genome has a window encoding:
- a CDS encoding helix-turn-helix domain-containing protein — MKELKPIRNNAEYKFVLAEISQLIDNEPIPGSKKGDRFEVLLMLAEIYEAKRYPISLPDPIEAIKFRMEQAGLKPKDLQPMIGGLNRVYEILNRKRPLTLKMIWNLHKMLGIPAESLIQQGA, encoded by the coding sequence ATGAAGGAATTAAAACCCATTCGTAATAATGCGGAATATAAATTTGTTTTAGCAGAGATTTCGCAGTTGATTGATAACGAGCCGATACCCGGTAGTAAGAAAGGGGATAGATTTGAGGTTCTTCTAATGCTGGCAGAGATTTATGAAGCAAAGCGCTATCCAATTTCTCTCCCTGATCCAATTGAGGCTATTAAATTTAGAATGGAGCAGGCTGGGTTGAAGCCAAAAGATCTTCAACCCATGATTGGCGGGTTAAATCGTGTCTATGAAATACTTAATCGTAAAAGACCGCTGACATTAAAAATGATTTGGAATTTACATAAGATGCTGGGAATTCCGGCTGAAAGTTTGATTCAGCAGGGCGCATAA
- the ribBA gene encoding bifunctional 3,4-dihydroxy-2-butanone-4-phosphate synthase/GTP cyclohydrolase II — protein MQNILASTEEIVADMKAGKMVILVDEEDRENEGDLVLAADHVTPEAVNFMAKHGRGLICLTLTRERCQQINLPLMVRDNGTSMGTNFTVSIEAASGVTTGISAADRAHTIKTAVAANAKPNDLVQPGHIFPLMAQPGGVLIRSGHTEAGCDLATMAGCSPTAVICEIMKDDGSMARLPDLLEFAKEHQLKIGSIADLIQYRSQHESIMVREGEREFNTPWGKFQGIVYRDTPSSCIHLALVHGKPSESVETLVRVHEPLTALDFLDANVSTHSWPLAQALQKLAASPAGVAVLLNASGIAALGDADWLAQFHKLNGAESENTSVPPTRKTDFRTYGIGAQILKDLGVGKMRLLANPSPVPSLSGYKLEVTGYTPFQSNLESQQ, from the coding sequence ATGCAAAATATCCTTGCCTCCACAGAAGAAATCGTTGCCGACATGAAAGCTGGCAAGATGGTCATTCTGGTCGATGAAGAAGATCGCGAGAATGAAGGCGACTTAGTGCTTGCTGCCGATCATGTCACCCCAGAGGCGGTGAATTTCATGGCTAAGCATGGTCGTGGATTAATTTGCCTGACTTTGACACGCGAACGTTGCCAACAAATCAACCTTCCTTTGATGGTGCGCGATAACGGCACCTCCATGGGAACCAATTTCACAGTTTCGATTGAAGCAGCTAGTGGTGTTACTACTGGAATCTCAGCGGCAGACCGCGCCCATACAATCAAAACTGCGGTTGCAGCTAATGCAAAACCAAACGACCTAGTTCAACCAGGTCACATCTTTCCATTGATGGCACAGCCTGGCGGTGTATTGATTCGCTCAGGTCATACAGAGGCTGGTTGTGATTTAGCTACCATGGCAGGTTGCTCACCTACCGCCGTGATTTGCGAAATCATGAAAGATGATGGCAGCATGGCACGATTGCCAGACTTGCTCGAGTTTGCCAAAGAACATCAATTAAAGATTGGCAGCATTGCTGATCTCATCCAATATCGTAGTCAACATGAAAGTATTATGGTCCGCGAAGGCGAGCGTGAGTTCAACACTCCTTGGGGCAAGTTTCAGGGCATCGTCTATCGCGATACCCCAAGCTCTTGCATTCACTTGGCTTTAGTTCACGGCAAGCCTTCGGAGAGCGTAGAAACTTTAGTTCGTGTACATGAACCACTTACAGCATTGGATTTCTTGGACGCCAATGTCAGCACCCACTCTTGGCCACTGGCTCAAGCACTCCAAAAGCTAGCAGCCTCACCAGCTGGCGTCGCTGTTTTACTCAATGCCTCTGGTATTGCGGCTCTAGGAGATGCAGATTGGTTGGCACAGTTTCATAAACTCAATGGCGCAGAATCAGAAAACACAAGCGTACCGCCAACACGAAAAACAGATTTCCGTACTTACGGCATCGGTGCGCAAATTCTCAAAGATCTTGGCGTAGGAAAAATGCGTTTATTAGCCAATCCAAGTCCCGTGCCAAGCTTATCTGGATACAAGCTTGAAGTGACTGGCTATACCCCTTTTCAATCCAATCTTGAATCTCAACAATAA
- the ribD gene encoding bifunctional diaminohydroxyphosphoribosylaminopyrimidine deaminase/5-amino-6-(5-phosphoribosylamino)uracil reductase RibD has translation MYTAVDHQLMSEALAEAQKTLYLSNPNPRVGCVIVKDGKVIGRGYTQRVGGPHAEVQALADVRAKGMDPAGSTIYVTIEPCNHTGRTPPCVDALIEAKPAMVIAAMTDPNPLVGGQGLERLKAAGIEVRCGLLETEAIALNRGFISRMTRGLPWVRMKIAASLDGKTALPNGQSQWITGPLARADGHHWRARACAILTGVGTVKEDDPTLNVRDVQTERQPWRIIVDSKLDTPLNAKVLSHPNASGVILFCASLDSQESQDKAKAFEALGVEVIAMANAHGKVGLPKLFAYLAKERHMNEIHVEAGFKLNGSLLREDCVDELLLYYAPFFMGDGIGMANISPLGALDQRQDWQIIDQTLFGSDLRLRLSKK, from the coding sequence ATGTACACCGCTGTTGATCACCAATTGATGAGCGAGGCCTTGGCCGAAGCTCAAAAGACTCTCTATTTATCCAATCCCAATCCGCGGGTGGGTTGCGTGATCGTAAAGGATGGAAAAGTGATTGGTCGGGGTTACACCCAAAGAGTGGGTGGACCTCATGCGGAAGTTCAGGCATTGGCTGATGTGAGGGCGAAGGGAATGGATCCTGCTGGATCGACGATCTATGTCACTATAGAGCCATGCAACCATACCGGCAGAACTCCACCTTGTGTTGATGCCTTGATTGAGGCAAAGCCGGCTATGGTGATTGCAGCCATGACTGATCCAAATCCTTTGGTAGGTGGCCAAGGCTTAGAGCGACTGAAGGCCGCAGGAATTGAAGTGCGTTGTGGTTTGTTAGAGACGGAAGCCATAGCACTCAATCGGGGATTTATTTCTCGGATGACTCGAGGTTTGCCTTGGGTGCGGATGAAGATTGCTGCCAGTCTAGATGGAAAGACCGCACTCCCAAATGGGCAGAGTCAGTGGATCACGGGACCGCTTGCAAGAGCTGACGGACATCACTGGCGTGCTCGAGCCTGCGCTATATTGACTGGTGTAGGTACCGTCAAAGAAGACGACCCCACTTTGAACGTGAGAGATGTTCAAACGGAGCGTCAGCCTTGGAGAATTATTGTGGACTCCAAGCTCGATACACCGCTAAATGCAAAGGTATTGAGTCACCCTAACGCATCAGGCGTTATCTTGTTTTGCGCTTCATTGGATTCTCAGGAGAGCCAAGATAAGGCAAAAGCATTTGAAGCTCTTGGTGTCGAAGTGATTGCGATGGCTAATGCTCATGGCAAAGTAGGTTTGCCAAAACTCTTTGCGTATTTGGCAAAGGAGCGCCACATGAATGAAATCCATGTTGAGGCTGGATTTAAATTAAATGGATCCTTGTTGAGAGAAGATTGTGTTGACGAGCTCTTGCTCTACTACGCCCCCTTCTTTATGGGTGACGGTATTGGTATGGCAAACATTTCTCCCTTGGGGGCGTTGGATCAACGCCAGGATTGGCAAATCATCGATCAAACCCTATTTGGTTCTGATCTTCGTTTGCGCTTGAGCAAGAAGTAG
- a CDS encoding undecaprenyl-diphosphate phosphatase, giving the protein MDLILLAKAVVLGVVEGLTEFLPISSTGHLILVGDLLDFNDERGKAFEVIIQFGAILAVCWEFREKLWKVAATARTSAISQRFILNLLIASIPAMGLAFVFGKYIKAVLFAPIPVASAFIVGALVIFWAERRQQKLISSKSHIQSVDDLIPMDALKVGLAQCAALIPGTSRSGATIIGGMLFGLPRAVATEFSFFLAIPVIGGATAYELLKLWKNPVSLSGDFTWAIVVGFISAFISAFICVRWLIHYVAGHNFIPFAWYRIVFGVLVLVSAYTGLVAWSH; this is encoded by the coding sequence ATGGATCTAATTTTGCTAGCTAAAGCGGTAGTACTGGGGGTAGTGGAGGGCTTAACCGAGTTTTTGCCAATCTCCAGTACGGGCCATCTGATTTTGGTTGGTGATTTACTCGACTTCAATGATGAGCGTGGAAAGGCTTTCGAGGTCATTATTCAGTTTGGCGCGATTTTGGCAGTTTGTTGGGAGTTCCGAGAAAAGCTCTGGAAGGTTGCTGCTACTGCTCGAACAAGCGCCATCTCTCAACGCTTCATTCTCAATCTATTGATTGCCTCTATTCCAGCGATGGGTTTGGCGTTCGTATTTGGCAAATACATTAAAGCTGTTTTATTTGCGCCCATTCCGGTGGCTTCTGCATTTATCGTTGGCGCACTGGTGATCTTCTGGGCAGAGCGCCGTCAGCAAAAACTTATCTCAAGCAAATCACATATTCAGTCGGTAGATGATCTCATCCCAATGGATGCTTTAAAGGTTGGGCTGGCGCAATGCGCTGCTTTAATCCCTGGAACTTCTCGTTCCGGTGCGACCATTATTGGCGGCATGTTATTTGGCCTGCCGCGTGCAGTTGCGACTGAATTTTCTTTCTTCTTAGCAATTCCTGTAATCGGCGGTGCAACTGCTTACGAACTTCTCAAGCTTTGGAAAAATCCCGTTTCTTTGTCTGGCGATTTTACTTGGGCGATTGTGGTCGGTTTTATCTCCGCTTTTATCTCCGCATTTATTTGTGTGCGCTGGTTGATTCATTATGTTGCTGGACATAACTTCATCCCATTCGCCTGGTATCGCATTGTCTTTGGTGTGCTGGTATTGGTGAGTGCGTACACCGGCCTTGTAGCCTGGTCCCACTAA
- the nusB gene encoding transcription antitermination factor NusB yields MTKTPATSQAPVASAPKRSLTPRRRAREYALQGVYQSLVMRRAGSLPNAAAIAKQLAEDPGFRRCQHDLFQGIFAGVLERTDELEGIITPALDRPINELSPVEHAALLIGAYELAIDLSAPYKVAINEAVELAKTFGGTDGHKYVNGVLDLLAQKLRSAEIQTG; encoded by the coding sequence ATGACTAAGACTCCCGCAACATCGCAAGCCCCTGTGGCCAGCGCACCAAAACGCTCCCTAACGCCACGCCGCCGTGCTCGTGAGTATGCCCTTCAAGGTGTATATCAAAGTCTAGTGATGCGTCGCGCAGGTAGCCTACCGAATGCCGCAGCCATCGCTAAACAGTTAGCAGAAGACCCTGGCTTTCGTCGTTGCCAACATGATTTATTCCAAGGCATTTTTGCTGGCGTTTTAGAGCGTACAGATGAGCTCGAAGGCATCATTACCCCTGCACTGGATCGCCCTATTAATGAGCTCTCCCCTGTTGAGCATGCTGCTTTATTGATCGGTGCTTATGAATTGGCTATCGACCTGTCCGCGCCATATAAAGTAGCTATTAATGAGGCCGTAGAGCTTGCTAAGACCTTCGGCGGTACCGATGGTCATAAATACGTGAACGGGGTACTAGACCTCTTAGCTCAAAAGCTAAGAAGTGCAGAGATTCAGACGGGCTAA
- the ribH gene encoding 6,7-dimethyl-8-ribityllumazine synthase — MNTSNDESAVGVLATDLNGQDLRVGIVQARFNEAHCVALTTACIEELIKLGVSQSDIKLVTVPGALEIPFALQKLAETGEFDGLVALGAIIRGETYHFELVSNESGAGITRVCLEFGLPIANGILTCETDEQAQVRVQVKGADCAKAVVEIANLALALTPDIDFEINPSEE, encoded by the coding sequence ATGAATACATCCAATGACGAATCTGCTGTAGGCGTACTTGCTACCGATCTCAATGGTCAAGATCTACGCGTTGGCATCGTACAAGCGCGCTTTAATGAAGCGCATTGCGTTGCCCTCACTACTGCATGTATTGAAGAGCTCATCAAGTTAGGCGTCTCCCAATCTGATATCAAGTTAGTCACCGTGCCGGGCGCATTAGAAATTCCATTCGCACTTCAAAAGTTAGCTGAAACAGGTGAGTTTGATGGCTTGGTTGCACTAGGTGCCATCATCCGCGGCGAGACTTACCACTTTGAACTCGTATCGAATGAATCTGGTGCCGGTATTACCCGTGTTTGCCTTGAGTTTGGGCTACCAATTGCCAATGGTATTCTCACCTGCGAGACGGATGAGCAGGCACAAGTACGCGTTCAAGTTAAAGGCGCTGATTGTGCTAAAGCTGTTGTTGAAATAGCTAACCTAGCATTGGCTCTCACACCAGACATTGATTTTGAAATCAATCCCAGCGAAGAGTAA
- the trmB gene encoding tRNA (guanosine(46)-N7)-methyltransferase TrmB: MNFSRTERIRSFVLRAGRTTAGQQRAIDDLGPQFLVPFQETVLDLPQAFNGSSRPKILEIGFGMGETTAKIAALRTEDDFLAIEVHSPGVGALLKLIGENQLTNLRLIRHDAIEVLEKMIAPNSFDGIHIYFADPWHKKRHHKRRLIQVEFVRLLVSRLKPGAYLHLATDWHNYAEQMLLVLNAESDLENTSTDQIRIETFSATDVASEIELAKESFKEFKPTLKQMEAKHSGYVERPAYRPTTKFETRGIKLGHGVWDLVYKKK; this comes from the coding sequence GTGAATTTTTCAAGAACTGAGCGTATCCGCTCTTTTGTATTGCGTGCTGGTAGAACCACTGCTGGCCAGCAGCGGGCTATTGATGACTTGGGCCCTCAGTTCTTAGTGCCATTTCAAGAGACCGTATTGGATCTTCCTCAGGCTTTTAATGGCTCCTCCCGTCCAAAGATATTGGAGATTGGTTTTGGGATGGGGGAGACCACTGCCAAAATTGCTGCCTTACGCACTGAGGATGATTTTTTGGCAATTGAAGTGCACTCTCCAGGAGTTGGCGCTTTACTAAAACTGATTGGTGAAAACCAGCTGACCAATTTACGCTTGATTCGTCATGATGCAATTGAGGTGCTAGAGAAGATGATTGCACCAAACTCTTTTGATGGTATTCATATTTACTTTGCAGATCCTTGGCATAAGAAGCGTCATCACAAGCGCCGCCTAATTCAGGTAGAGTTTGTGAGACTGCTGGTTTCTCGTCTCAAACCTGGTGCCTATTTGCATTTAGCTACCGACTGGCATAACTATGCTGAGCAAATGCTCTTAGTATTAAATGCAGAGTCCGACTTAGAAAATACCTCTACTGATCAAATACGCATTGAAACTTTTTCAGCGACTGATGTTGCTAGTGAAATTGAGCTTGCTAAAGAGTCTTTTAAAGAATTCAAGCCGACTCTTAAGCAGATGGAGGCTAAGCATTCTGGGTATGTCGAGAGACCTGCATATAGACCAACCACTAAGTTTGAAACTCGGGGCATTAAGCTGGGACATGGTGTGTGGGACTTAGTCTATAAGAAAAAATAA
- a CDS encoding prepilin-type N-terminal cleavage/methylation domain-containing protein, producing the protein MPKIPSEYSHRPTKPQDLKGQANGFVLLEVLVAMTLIATGWISLGNTYQKLVLLMGQLGARREQIHQELDQHEIAQATAAKIVSRESLLNESTGVPRRIHTMPHLGRASIKK; encoded by the coding sequence ATGCCCAAGATTCCCAGTGAATACAGCCATAGACCCACCAAGCCCCAGGATTTAAAAGGACAAGCCAATGGCTTTGTCTTGTTGGAAGTGCTTGTAGCGATGACCTTGATAGCAACCGGCTGGATCAGTCTTGGTAATACCTATCAAAAATTAGTGCTGCTTATGGGGCAATTAGGGGCAAGACGAGAGCAAATACACCAGGAGCTAGACCAACATGAGATTGCCCAAGCTACAGCAGCAAAAATCGTATCGAGAGAAAGCCTATTAAATGAGTCTACTGGAGTGCCTCGTCGGATTCACACTATGCCTCATCTTGGTAGGGCCTCTATTAAAAAATAG
- a CDS encoding type II toxin-antitoxin system HigB family toxin: protein MRIIAKKYLVQFWKLHQDAEQPLKSWHDEAVKADWQSPQDIKSQYRNAGFIAHNRVVFNIKGNKYRLIVAIAYRFGALYIKFIGTHAEYDGVNAKTIEMEVI, encoded by the coding sequence GTGAGAATAATTGCAAAAAAATACTTGGTTCAATTTTGGAAGTTACATCAAGATGCCGAGCAACCCTTAAAGTCTTGGCACGACGAAGCTGTGAAGGCTGATTGGCAATCACCCCAAGATATTAAGAGTCAGTATAGAAATGCAGGTTTTATTGCGCATAACCGAGTTGTTTTTAATATCAAAGGAAATAAATACCGCTTAATTGTTGCAATAGCCTATCGCTTTGGAGCCCTCTACATTAAGTTCATTGGGACTCATGCGGAGTATGACGGGGTTAACGCCAAGACAATTGAAATGGAGGTTATATGA
- a CDS encoding NAD-dependent succinate-semialdehyde dehydrogenase, with the protein MQKIDIRPLLKDPSLFKEDAFINGAWVKSENTFAVTNPATGEHLAQVSNLGTKDAELAIQAAEVAFREWKSKTAKERAQVMRKWFDLIIQNTQDLATLMTLEQGKPLVEATGEVTYGASFIEWFAEEAKRVAGSIPSTTWSDKRLIVMKQPIGVCVAITPWNFPITMITRKIAPAMAAGCTIVIKPAELTPLSALALAELAQRAGVPASVINILTADAEQSIVIGKILCASPVVRHLSFTGSTEVGRILMAQCAPTVKKLALELGGHAPFIVFEDADIDAAVSGAMASKYRNSGQTCVCANRFYVHKNVLDQFVEKFAKAIQAIKVGNGMETGTTQGPLIEQAALEKVERHVADAISKGAKLVAGGRPSPLGGTFYEPTILSNVTNDMLITYEETFGPVAPIIPFESDEEAIRLANNSQFGLASYFYSRDIGRIWKAAEALEYGIVGVNSGIISNEVGPFGGVKQSGLGREGSIYGMDEYLELKYVCLGL; encoded by the coding sequence ATGCAAAAAATAGATATTCGCCCCTTACTCAAAGATCCGAGCTTGTTTAAAGAAGATGCCTTTATTAACGGCGCCTGGGTAAAGTCTGAAAATACCTTTGCTGTTACTAATCCAGCTACTGGCGAGCACCTTGCACAAGTAAGCAATCTTGGGACCAAAGATGCAGAACTGGCAATCCAAGCTGCAGAGGTCGCCTTTCGAGAATGGAAAAGTAAAACTGCTAAAGAGCGTGCCCAGGTGATGCGCAAATGGTTTGATCTGATTATTCAGAATACTCAAGACCTTGCCACTCTGATGACCCTGGAACAAGGCAAGCCCTTAGTTGAGGCAACTGGTGAAGTGACTTACGGCGCTTCATTTATTGAATGGTTTGCAGAAGAAGCTAAGCGGGTAGCAGGTTCTATTCCAAGCACAACTTGGAGCGATAAACGTCTCATCGTGATGAAGCAGCCGATTGGTGTCTGCGTAGCAATTACTCCATGGAATTTTCCGATTACCATGATTACCCGCAAGATTGCGCCAGCAATGGCAGCAGGTTGCACCATTGTTATTAAGCCCGCCGAACTAACTCCGCTATCGGCTCTTGCCCTAGCTGAACTTGCACAACGTGCTGGCGTACCAGCAAGTGTAATCAACATTCTGACGGCAGATGCCGAGCAATCGATTGTGATTGGCAAAATACTGTGCGCCTCACCTGTAGTTCGTCATCTGTCATTTACTGGATCTACAGAAGTAGGTCGTATTTTGATGGCTCAGTGCGCACCTACCGTAAAAAAATTAGCCCTCGAACTTGGTGGCCATGCACCCTTTATTGTTTTTGAAGATGCGGATATCGATGCGGCAGTCTCTGGTGCAATGGCATCTAAATATCGCAACTCTGGTCAAACTTGCGTTTGCGCGAATCGCTTTTATGTCCACAAGAATGTGCTCGATCAATTTGTGGAGAAGTTTGCCAAAGCTATTCAAGCGATTAAAGTGGGTAATGGTATGGAGACTGGCACTACGCAAGGCCCACTGATTGAGCAGGCTGCTTTAGAGAAGGTGGAGAGGCATGTAGCCGATGCCATTAGTAAGGGTGCAAAGCTCGTTGCTGGTGGTAGGCCCTCCCCTTTAGGTGGCACTTTTTATGAGCCCACTATTTTGTCTAATGTCACTAATGACATGCTCATTACCTATGAAGAGACATTCGGACCAGTAGCCCCAATCATCCCGTTTGAAAGCGACGAGGAAGCAATCAGACTGGCTAACAATAGCCAGTTTGGCTTGGCTTCCTACTTCTACAGCCGAGATATTGGTCGCATCTGGAAAGCGGCAGAGGCATTGGAGTACGGCATTGTGGGCGTGAATTCTGGGATCATCTCCAATGAAGTGGGTCCATTTGGAGGTGTAAAGCAATCCGGCTTAGGACGTGAAGGTAGCATCTATGGCATGGATGAGTACCTAGAGCTGAAATACGTTTGTCTTGGTCTGTAA
- a CDS encoding riboflavin synthase, with protein MFTGIITAVGQIKSAQAKGDGLHLVVEVPSGYLDDVALGDSIAIQGACMTATELTDTTFALDISRESLSKTIGLDKVGPVNLEKALRLNDRLGGHLVSGHVDGVGKVAHFATVAGDAYGSWLLQIEAPKELAPFLAYKGSIVVNGVSLTVNKTQDSQDACLVDINIIPHTLENTTLGKLKQGEAVNLEVDLIARYVERMLSKSSI; from the coding sequence ATGTTTACTGGAATTATTACGGCGGTTGGTCAAATCAAAAGCGCTCAAGCTAAAGGTGATGGGCTGCACTTAGTCGTTGAAGTACCTTCCGGATATCTTGATGATGTTGCATTGGGTGACAGTATTGCCATTCAGGGTGCCTGCATGACAGCTACTGAATTAACCGATACTACTTTTGCTTTAGACATCTCCCGTGAGTCTTTAAGCAAGACAATTGGTCTGGATAAGGTAGGCCCCGTTAATCTTGAAAAAGCGCTACGTCTCAATGATCGTTTGGGTGGTCACTTGGTGAGTGGGCACGTTGATGGGGTAGGCAAGGTGGCGCATTTTGCCACTGTCGCAGGCGATGCTTATGGTTCATGGTTACTGCAGATTGAGGCGCCCAAAGAGCTTGCGCCATTCTTGGCTTATAAGGGATCGATTGTGGTGAATGGTGTTTCATTGACGGTTAATAAAACGCAAGACAGTCAAGATGCATGTTTAGTCGATATCAATATTATTCCGCACACACTTGAGAACACTACATTAGGGAAGCTCAAGCAGGGTGAAGCAGTAAATCTAGAGGTGGATTTAATTGCGCGTTATGTTGAGCGGATGTTGAGTAAATCTTCAATTTGA
- a CDS encoding DUF2721 domain-containing protein, whose protein sequence is MDVSIDAITNNIQLALAPVFLLTAVATLINAISARLARSVDRMRAIQHRIQEGGIQDQDMLTHMTQEANEAKVRGRLCTAAIFFDVLSGVFISLTVLELFFFQAGAVRSLQATYVIWTFVLGLMSFMTSLSIVLGEVVYAYRSAGWNTPFPK, encoded by the coding sequence ATGGATGTATCAATTGACGCTATTACCAATAATATTCAGCTGGCATTAGCCCCAGTCTTTTTATTGACTGCAGTAGCAACTTTAATTAATGCAATCTCTGCTCGCTTGGCTCGATCGGTGGATCGTATGCGCGCTATTCAGCACCGAATTCAAGAGGGCGGCATTCAGGATCAAGATATGTTGACTCATATGACGCAAGAGGCGAATGAGGCAAAGGTCAGGGGGCGTCTTTGTACGGCTGCGATTTTCTTTGATGTATTAAGCGGCGTATTTATTTCTTTAACAGTTCTAGAGTTATTTTTCTTCCAGGCAGGTGCGGTGCGGTCATTACAGGCCACCTATGTCATTTGGACGTTTGTACTGGGATTGATGTCGTTTATGACTTCGCTTTCTATCGTGCTAGGTGAAGTGGTTTATGCCTATCGCTCGGCTGGCTGGAATACGCCTTTTCCAAAATAG
- the queC gene encoding 7-cyano-7-deazaguanine synthase QueC, which translates to MSKLSATFESIAPRKPNAPAVILFSGGLDSSTILALAKDLGYAPYVLSVGYGQRHSSELAAAKQIAKKMGVIRHEVVNLDLTRFGGSALTDSSIDIPTTPSKDLEIPVTYVPARNTILLSLALGWAESLGRLDIFYGANAVDYSGYPDCRPEYLASFETMANLATKAGVEAINNENRFRVHAPIIGMSKAEIIQLGTTLGVDYSQTVSCYQANDLGEACGECESCRLRQASFKQANLSDPTRYQVALN; encoded by the coding sequence ATATCTAAGTTATCTGCTACTTTTGAAAGTATTGCTCCGCGCAAACCTAATGCACCGGCAGTAATTTTGTTTTCTGGTGGACTGGATTCCAGCACCATTCTGGCGTTGGCGAAAGATCTTGGTTACGCGCCCTATGTCTTATCTGTTGGCTATGGTCAACGCCACTCATCAGAGCTAGCAGCAGCAAAACAGATTGCCAAGAAAATGGGTGTCATTCGTCATGAGGTTGTGAATTTAGACCTCACACGCTTTGGTGGATCAGCACTGACAGACTCATCTATCGATATCCCAACAACCCCTAGTAAAGATTTAGAAATTCCGGTCACCTATGTGCCAGCGCGTAATACGATTTTGCTATCGCTTGCTTTAGGGTGGGCTGAGTCATTAGGTAGATTGGATATTTTTTATGGCGCTAATGCCGTTGACTACTCTGGCTACCCAGACTGCCGCCCAGAGTACTTAGCCTCATTTGAGACTATGGCCAACCTTGCTACTAAGGCTGGTGTGGAAGCCATTAATAATGAGAATCGCTTTCGGGTGCACGCGCCCATCATCGGCATGAGCAAAGCAGAAATCATTCAACTGGGTACCACTTTAGGCGTCGACTACTCGCAAACTGTTTCTTGCTACCAAGCAAATGATTTGGGTGAAGCTTGTGGAGAATGTGAATCTTGCCGTCTTCGACAGGCAAGTTTTAAGCAAGCCAACTTGAGTGATCCAACGCGCTACCAAGTAGCACTCAACTAA
- a CDS encoding Tfp pilus assembly protein FimT/FimU: MNSVNDKNLNYFGGESGGSLLELMTVVLLIAIMAVMSMPLLQNGMAVRQIDTIARRFIVHAQFARGQALMLGTPIQITPITDKLWDEGWVVKNACSDKRASSACVEHHWFSQGDIAPIYFKGGGKQFIDPHSGKRGILFNAAGAAKTGQGGFVANRLILGS, encoded by the coding sequence ATGAACAGTGTAAATGATAAAAACCTGAATTACTTTGGGGGTGAGAGTGGTGGCAGCTTGCTGGAGCTAATGACAGTGGTCCTATTGATTGCCATCATGGCAGTCATGTCAATGCCGCTGCTACAAAATGGCATGGCCGTTCGACAAATTGATACTATCGCTCGACGTTTTATTGTTCATGCGCAATTTGCACGAGGACAAGCTTTAATGCTGGGTACTCCGATTCAGATTACCCCCATTACTGACAAGCTTTGGGATGAGGGGTGGGTGGTGAAAAATGCCTGTTCTGACAAGCGGGCGTCATCAGCCTGTGTCGAGCATCATTGGTTTTCTCAAGGGGATATAGCGCCCATTTACTTTAAGGGTGGGGGCAAGCAATTTATTGACCCCCATAGTGGAAAAAGAGGGATTCTGTTTAATGCGGCGGGGGCTGCTAAAACCGGCCAAGGAGGCTTTGTAGCTAATCGCCTAATACTGGGGTCATGA